TTTCGGTGTCCAATGCGGCGATTTTTTCGCGCGGCTGCCCGCCCGCCTGGGTAAACGTACCACCTATGTAGACGGTGTTTCCAGAAACAGCCAGACATGAGACAGGACTGTTCGGGTCTGGGTTCCAGTCTCCAATGGCACCCGTTTCAAACTCAATTGCGGCGACGTAATTTCGTGTTTTACCCCCGACAATCCTGAAAGTTCCACCCGCATAAACGGTGCTTCCGGAAACGGCCAGGCAGCGCACGCTGTTGTCCGCTTCCGGGTTCCAGTCCATTACGGAGCCTGTTTCGGCGTCAAGAGCGGCTAGATAGCCGCGTGGTTGCCCGCCAATGGTGCTGAAGCCTCCCCCCACAATGATGGTGTTCCCCACACGTACCATGTCCAGGACGGCGCCATTCGCATGCGGGTTCCATTCCTTTACGGCACCATTTGTGGTGTCAACTGCGGCGAGGTTGACGCGGTAGGCACCGGATATTCCGGTAAAGTTGCCTCCAATATAAAGTGTGTTGCCGGAGACGGCCATGGCGCACGCCGGTCCGCTCAATCCCGGATTCCAATCCGGGTTTACGGTTCCATCCGGGAGGATGTGGGCGATACGGTCCCTTCGCAAACCGCCCACCGACTTGAAATTCCCGCTGATGTACCATCCCCCGGCACCGTCGGAAATGCTGGCGATGACCTCGCCGTTAACCTTGGGGAAGCGGGGAAGCAGTTGCCCTGTCGCATGGTCGAGCATGACTCCCTGTCCCGCATTGGGTCCCACATGGGAAAATTGTCCGGCTATGTAGGTAATTTCCCCGAAATGGGTCATTGCCGTGACAGGGCCATCGGGAATCCAGGCATCGGGGTTGGGCATGGAACTCTGGGCGATAGCACCGGACGTGGCCGTCAACCACGCCAGCAGAGAAAAAAACAGTCCCGTCCGAAAAGCCGTCTGTTGGTCCATGTCTGCTTCTCCTTCTCACGGTCTGCCGGAGTACGGTCTCCGCCATGCCGGTTTCCGCGCGGCATCGCATGCCGTCCCTTCACCTGGAAAAAGGCCATGCTCCGCCGCCCACAACCCCAGTCTATCAGAAAAGACCGAAAAAGTCATCCACCAGTTTTGCAAAGACGTGGATAAAGCATTTGATAGTGCCGGGGTTTGTATGCCATGCCTGGCTTCAAGGTGAACGCCCCCGCCGCGTGCGGGTACAATGGGGGGATGGAGACACGGTTGACACGGGATGAATCACTCGCGGACGGGGTGCGGCGCCTGCTGGCGGAGGGTCTGGGCGCGGCGCTGGGTGAACTGCACCGTCCGGCGGCGGAGCGGGATGCGGCGGTGCATGAATGCCGGAAGCAACTGAAAGTGCTGCGGGCGCTGGTGCGTCTGGCGCGCGCGGACATGCGGGAAAGTGTGTTTGACCGGTGGAACACGGGTCTGCGGGACGCGGGCCGGGCGCTGGCTCCGGCGCGGGACGCGGCGGCGGTGGTGGAGTGCGTGGACGGCCTGCTGGCCGCGCCGGATTTGGATCCGGCGGACGCGGCGGCGCTGGCGTCCTGCCGTGAAACGCTTTTGGAACGGTCCGGGGCGCCGGCGGAGGAGGAGTCGTCCGGCACGGGCATTCCGGCGGCGAAGGCGCGCCTGGTGGCGCTGCTGAACGGACTGGAGACCTCCCCGCTGCGGGGCCGCGAGTCGGAGGGGAAGGTGCTGCTGGAAGGGCTGCGGGCCTCCCATTGCGCGGCGCGTTGCGCCTGGAAAAAGGTCGCGGCGTGCGGCGGTGTGGCGGAGGCGCACGAATGGCGGAAGCGGGCAAAGGATTTGCGGTACCAGGTGGACCTGCTGGTCGGGGCGTGGCCCGCGATGTGCGCGGTGCTGGAGTCGGAACTGCACCGTCTGACGGACGCGCTGGGACTGGCCAATGATTTGGCGGCGGTGGAGGCGGCGTTGGGCGCGGGCGCGGACCCGCGCGTGACGGCGCTGCTGGCGGCGCGGCGGGACGCCGCCCTGGCGGAGGCGCTGGCCCTGGGCGCGCTGCTGCACGGGGAGCCGCCGCGCCGGGCCGCGGCGCGCCTGGCGGGATGGTGGCTTGCAAACGTGGAGAAGGAACGCGGATAGAACATGGCCGACCTGGGACGAATCATGGCGCTGGACATCGGCGAGGTGCGCATCGGGGTTGCGGTGAGCGACCCCATGCGGGTCATTGCCAGTCCGCACTCGGTGGTGAAGGAGCCGTCGCGGGCGGCGGCCATCGCCGCGCTGAAGCGGCTGGTGGCGCAACTGGAGCCGGTGCTGATTGTGGCGGGGATTCCCCTGGACGCGCAGGGGGGCGAGGGGCCGCAGGCCCGGAAAACCCGGACTTTCATCGAACTGCTCCGGGCCGAGGTGAGCGTGGAGATTGTGACGCAGGACGAGCGCTTCTCGACGGTGGAGGCGACGCGGAACCTGATCGCGGCGGACATGCGGCGGG
The Candidatus Hydrogenedentota bacterium DNA segment above includes these coding regions:
- the ruvX gene encoding Holliday junction resolvase RuvX, which codes for MADLGRIMALDIGEVRIGVAVSDPMRVIASPHSVVKEPSRAAAIAALKRLVAQLEPVLIVAGIPLDAQGGEGPQARKTRTFIELLRAEVSVEIVTQDERFSTVEATRNLIAADMRREKRRGVVDKVAATHILQGYLDRTAAMRRTTE
- a CDS encoding CHAD domain-containing protein, with protein sequence MTRDESLADGVRRLLAEGLGAALGELHRPAAERDAAVHECRKQLKVLRALVRLARADMRESVFDRWNTGLRDAGRALAPARDAAAVVECVDGLLAAPDLDPADAAALASCRETLLERSGAPAEEESSGTGIPAAKARLVALLNGLETSPLRGRESEGKVLLEGLRASHCAARCAWKKVAACGGVAEAHEWRKRAKDLRYQVDLLVGAWPAMCAVLESELHRLTDALGLANDLAAVEAALGAGADPRVTALLAARRDAALAEALALGALLHGEPPRRAAARLAGWWLANVEKERG